The proteins below come from a single Candidatus Peregrinibacteria bacterium genomic window:
- a CDS encoding DUF5671 domain-containing protein, which yields MSSLSITPKDVFLRLFNILVFYMLVTSFITLCIQYVNVGFPDALNYYFDSIAGTVRFASAMLIIVTPAYLLSSSALEKDMRKTPAKHNLGLVKWLVYLTLFVAAVTIVIDLITFVYNFLSGELTIQFFLKIMIVLIVAVAVFAYFLWDLQRTNLKSHTPKILAWSLLGVVFLSVIAGFFIIGTPFEQRARRFDSQRLENLQMLQGEIVNFWTQKDILPEDLSALQNSISGFIAPQDPETNADYEYTIKTPLIFELCATFMTVSDGSGARTQRMSYPYDMYQQNWAHKAERTCFERVIDPELYRPKPILER from the coding sequence ATGTCAAGTTTAAGCATAACACCGAAAGACGTGTTTCTTCGTCTGTTTAATATTTTGGTTTTTTATATGCTTGTGACGAGCTTTATAACTTTGTGTATTCAGTATGTGAATGTGGGATTTCCAGATGCGTTGAATTACTATTTTGACAGTATTGCGGGAACGGTGCGTTTTGCTTCTGCGATGTTGATTATTGTGACTCCCGCTTATTTACTCAGTAGCTCCGCTTTAGAAAAGGATATGCGTAAAACACCTGCGAAACATAATCTTGGTCTTGTGAAATGGCTTGTGTATTTAACTCTTTTTGTTGCGGCGGTGACAATCGTTATTGATCTTATTACTTTTGTTTATAATTTTTTGAGTGGAGAACTTACCATTCAGTTTTTCTTGAAAATAATGATTGTATTGATTGTCGCAGTGGCCGTTTTCGCTTATTTCCTTTGGGATTTGCAACGTACAAATCTTAAATCTCATACTCCAAAAATATTGGCATGGTCATTGCTTGGAGTTGTTTTTTTGAGTGTGATTGCCGGATTTTTTATCATCGGTACTCCTTTTGAGCAACGTGCACGTAGGTTTGATTCTCAACGTCTTGAGAATTTGCAAATGTTGCAGGGTGAAATAGTAAATTTTTGGACACAAAAAGATATACTTCCGGAAGACTTAAGTGCGCTTCAAAATAGTATTTCAGGTTTCATCGCTCCGCAGGATCCGGAAACGAATGCGGACTATGAATATACGATCAAAACCCCACTTATTTTTGAACTTTGTGCTACTTTCATGACAGTGAGTGATGGTTCGGGGGCTCGGACGCAAAGGATGAGTTATCCATATGACATGTATCAACAAAATTGGGCTCACAAAGCTGAGCGAACTTGCTTTGAGCGCGTTATTGATCCAGAGCTGTATAGGCCAAAACCTATTCTTGAGCGTTAA